From a region of the Lactuca sativa cultivar Salinas chromosome 4, Lsat_Salinas_v11, whole genome shotgun sequence genome:
- the LOC128133618 gene encoding uncharacterized protein LOC128133618, with translation MQQTTNQPSPTTQPSVQVEAGSSKKGKGKEKSKGKSIAVESENADVPQWWTPEEEYALTAAWCAISKNELRGNGMKKGAYLGAVLDKFHAILKKNLYRNNDMLSSKWGMITKRCSKFNSIYNRLEAQQQSGTNDFDLFKSAKEQYRVEMGHVFNFEKSWELLRADPKWNKTPASSEV, from the coding sequence ATGCAACAAACAACCAATCAACCGTCGCCTACAACACAACCATCAGTTCAAGTGGAAGCGGGAAGTAGTaagaaagggaaagggaaagaaaaatcAAAAGGGAAATCAATAGCGGTGGAATCTGAAAATGCAGACGTTCCACAATGGTGGACACCGGAGGAGGAATACGCTTTGACGGCAGCTTGGTGTGCTATTTCAAAAAACGAACTTCGcggaaatggaatgaaaaaagGAGCTTATTTGGGAGCGGTGCTCGACAAGTTTCACgctattttaaagaaaaatctgTATCGCAACAACGACATGTTGAGCAGCAAATGGGGTATGATAACTAAGCGGTGCAGCAAATTCAACAGTATTTACAACCGGCTTGAGGCGCAACAACAAAGCGGAACCAACGACTTCGATTTGTTCAAATCGGCTAAGGAACAATATCGGGTCGAAATGGGTCatgttttcaactttgaaaaatcatgggaattGTTGCGAGCGGATCCAAAGTGGAATAAAACGCCTGCATCGTCGGAGGTTTAA